A stretch of Besnoitia besnoiti strain Bb-Ger1 chromosome Unknown contig00015, whole genome shotgun sequence DNA encodes these proteins:
- a CDS encoding uncharacterized protein (encoded by transcript BESB_028300), which produces MAQRSRQSPPAGTSRKRQHRDETDDEGGAEEESDKPCKGAKAEKKDKKEKKGLRSFVHLGEKKKWKKRREPLDINLIVAQDEIDKPDAPSWATLHAGPSALLPRRLCCCCGFPAKYRCPLCASGRRAVSSSTAQDSAARSGGGGQGAASRYHLQGRYVCSTQCLNLHQAHDCAPKHLLHWM; this is translated from the exons atggcgcagcgcagccgccagtCTCCCCCTGCCGGCACTTCTCGCAAGCGCCAGCACCGGGACGAGAcggacgacgaaggcggcgcggaggaggagtcCGACAAGCCCTGCAAAGGCGCcaaggcagagaagaaggacaagaaggagaagaagggccTTCGGAGCTTCGTCCACCTCGGGGAAAAAAAGAAGTGGAAAAAGCGGCGGGAGCCGCTAGACATCAACCTCATCGTTGCACAAGACGAAATCGACAA GCCAGACGCCCCGAGCTGGGCGACTCTGCACGCTGGAccgtcggcgctgctgccgcggcgtctctgttgctgctgcggctttcCTGCCAAGTACCGGtgccctctctgcgcgagcggccgtcgcgcggtCTCCTCGTCCACGGCGCAGGactccgccgcgaggagcggcggggggggacagggggcggcgtcgcgctaCCACCTTCAGGGCCGGTATGTGTGCTCCACGCAATGTCTGAATTTGCACCAGGCGCACGACTGCGCGCCGAAACACCTTCTCCACTGGATGTGA
- a CDS encoding uncharacterized protein (encoded by transcript BESB_028290): protein MALAAARHTARAVPGYQPSFPRLVGGLCRLPSSQAPERNPAACALRSSQGIREAFLSSCPLCLSRSASRRPLSSCSLSPSAASASPHQTSPSSSLSLPSSTSRATCASSSSIFAWARVTSSSSLCLSLAADSASSPSSSQRDGHLGFSDRPYGIFAGAASRFLWPGVAYYAPGRPVWAPPPSLRLASGASLPQSSSSSLLALREFSSLPSASSSSPKRLPQQGIWRHVSADAFSRFSRDPVAFFRRCRLQYPVPVSWREGREQLSKLSKSGKSALRKSVADGKEKWRKAPNTKWLFSPSPGMLEAGKKCLRTDWETHRDKLRAQLRAQAEKSGLSDAEARRAFVERQKAKLRAQRQQLIRLMNRQQKVVQEKGLLWLEMRRRKVEATLLQLGQSDKISHLRQVKTRVVHQGKEATERLKGLWGKYGWASVLSYAVVHFCTLFGLFGLAQMISDESVQRVADFLHLEKIIDKDAIANEKSFFWGRLLFAYAACKPLTPVQVGLAIWCTPPLARFMVRHGIPLHMNKTTVSQLRRQLRFRRRKSSSNKNTL from the exons ATggcgctggcagctgcgcggcacACTGCCCGCGCGGTTCCGGGCTACCAGCCGTCTTTCCCTCGTCTAGTGGGCGGTCTTTGCAGGCTGCCTTCGAGTCAAGCACCTGAACGAAAtccggcggcgtgcgcgctgcGATCAAGCCAAGGTATCCGAGAGGCGTTTTTGTCTTCTTGTCCCCTCTGCTTGTCTCgttctgcctctcgccgtcctctctcttcgtgctcgctgtcgccttccgcagcctccgcgtctccccaCCAAACTTCACCGTCttcatctctctctctgccttcgtccACGAGTCGCGCGacctgcgcgtcctcctcttccatCTTTGCTTGGGCGCGTGTcacttcttcgtcttctttgtgtctctccctcgctgctgactctgcctcttcgccctcctccagTCAACGAGATGGCCATCTAGGCTTCTCAGATCGGCCTTATGGCATCTTCGCCGGAGCTGCTTCCCGTTTCTTATGGCCTGGCGTTGCCTACTACGCACCTGGACGCCCCGTTTGggctccgcctccctctcttcgtctggcgtcgggcgcgtcgtTGCCGcagtcttcctcctcgtcgctcctGGCTCTCCGCGAgttctcttcgctgccctccgcgtcctcgtcttctccgaaGCGACTCCCTCAGCAGGGCATCTGGCGGCATGTGTCTGCGGATGcgttttcgcgtttttcgcgcGACCCCGTGGCGTTTTTccggcgctgtcgcctgcaaTACCCGGTGCCGGTGTCCtggcgagaaggccgcgagcaGCTGAGCAAGTTGAGCAAGAGCGGCAAATCTGCGTTGCGCAAATCCGTCGCCGACGGCAAGGAGAAGTGGAGAAAGGCGCCAAACACGAAATggctcttctcgccctccccgGGGATGTTGGAAGCAGGAAAAAAATGCCTCCGAACCGACTGGGAAACCCACAGAGAcaagctgcgcgcgcagctgcgggcgcaggcggagaagagcggGCTCTCCGACGccgaagcgcgccgcgcgttcgtggagcggcagaaagcgaaactccgggcgcagagacagcagctcATTCGCCTGATGAACCGCCAGCAAAAAGTCGTGCAAGAAAAGGGCCTTCTCTGGCTAGAAatgcgccgccgcaaagTCGAAGCGACCCTCCTGCAACTCGGCCAAAGCGACAAAATCAGCCACCTGCGCCAGGTCAAAACGCGAGTCGTCCACCAGGGAAAGGAG GCAACTGAGCGACTGAAGGGCCTCTGGGGGAAGTACGGATGGGCGTCCGTCTTGTCTTACGCCGT GGTTCACTTTTGCACACTGTTTGggctcttcggcctcgctcaGATGATCAGCGACGAGTCCGTGCAGCGGGTCGCAGACTTTCTGCATCTTGAAAAAATCATAGACAAGGACGCCATAG CGAACGAAAAGAGCTTCTTCTGGGGTCGTCTACTGTTCGCCTACGCTGCTTGCAAGCCTCTGACGCCGGTTCAG GTCGGGCTGGCCATTTGGTGTacgcctccgctcgcgcgcttcaTGGTTCGCCACGGGATTCCCCTTCACATGAACAAGACGACAGTTtctcagctgcgccgccagcttcGCTTCAGGAGACGAAAGTCGTCTTCGAATAAAAACACTCTTTGA
- a CDS encoding uncharacterized protein (encoded by transcript BESB_028270), which yields MSVSPQPVVCPLAGVCRAWEGPLEARADSPREASPQRSSEASELFPSFRGTLLWRRCLKCLRVDADRAWKHLRNVADAIVEDGLCELSRRVTRKQVAGVEDSCLEVLQHPVIQRICSERTYLADLALFRTWLDRYQVLTPPETCQCGYEATASRASSESGRPLTVAPVSVELAESPEVNEDLRIREGRALALEKRLKESEEEEKQLQTELDELLTEIIDVNRENVRLRTRLACEAELNAHISYLNSAPQKDKTLARPESRDFAAVIQDVTQRCERLARMAACFANAAPAAQALEASSASSAFPSPLFHGSHAPVATPERLAASPLRRRSGEETGLSLAVERARQEASPLHSSPRARASSGGVTPGAASGSPGPQTLSRRRGRRVLAALHDPVSRRLLSDDSKRQRPHAEEEDNAEGREALLSSQASPLRPAHVRASLEARRQAAETSRKREGQTVRGAEPSPEHAKKKKVENLKTSLRAGAGGAETRRGQEAGEERGEGGEDTAMEEIPNQEELPSSWAPAQDSVLRRQAVTPPRKTSDSPLRNSSLWPAGVFSEDRYRSRALRDREEGVYKRISGKRGKWGGSSVPRRLPSQASRPSAPVEARLDRGVHTPPSLRSPRDLSASLQPLWQAEGVPLSSEEEEAFGSLSKLREAPEDAAGDGSSEEFMSVRGADDSPARLAPEQRSSPSRLRDTVLGAREAPATGLLFIHSEAFTAATLRARRSADADAQNAKVSLPAAAPESNDSLSTPRKRGRTTQATPELDVAPNARVESRLRRDSASGRDAELGTAGRGAAESRSPNRERRESEIFLSTDRSARTAARNLQAPPPEPDATSAADVSLTRGRSTTIHI from the exons ATGTCTGTGTCTCCGCAGCCTGTCGTCTGCCCGCTAGCTGGGGTCTGCAGGGCGTGGGAGGGTCCgttggaggcgcgcgcagacagcCCGCGCGAGGCTTCTCCCCAGCGCTCGAGCGAAGCTTCCGAGCTCTTTCCTTCCTTTCGCGGGACTCTGCTGTGGCGGCGGTGCCTAAAATGCCTGCGCGTGGACGCCGACAGAGCCTGGAAGCACCTGCGGAATGTCGCAGACGCGATCGTGGAGGACGGCCTCTGCGAGCTCTCCAGGAGAGTCACGCGGAAACAAGTCGCCGGCGTGGAGGACTCCTGCCTCGAAGTTCTTCAACACCCCGTCATCCAGCGCATCTGCAGCGAGCGAACCTACCTTGCAGACCTCGCGCTCTTCAGG ACGTGGCTAGACAGATACCAAGTCCTGACGCCGCCTGAGACGTGCCAGTGCGGCTACGAGGccacggcgtcgcgggcctctTCTGAAAGCG GACGCCCTTTGACTGTCGCGCCTGTGTCCGTGGAGCTCGCGGAGAGTCCCGAAGTGAACGAGGATTTGCGAATcagagaaggccgcgcgctcgccctggAGAAGAGACTGAAggaaagcgaagaggaagaaaagcagctgcagacggaGCTCGACGAG cTCCTGACTGAGATCATCGATGTGAACCGCGAAAACGtccgcctgcgcacgcgccttgCCTGCGAAGCGGAGTTGAACGCTCACATCTCCTATTTGaactctgcgccgcagaaagACAAGACGCTGGCGCGGCCCGAGTCGCGGGATTTCGCGGCAGTCATTCAGGACGTCACGCAAAGATGCGAGAGACTG GCGCGAATGGCTGCATGCTTCGCGaatgcagcgcctgcggcacaagcgctggaggcctcgtccgcgtcgtctgcgttccCCTCTCCGCTTTTTCATggcagccacgcgcccgTTGCGACGCCTGAGCGgctggctgcgtcgcctttgaggcggagaagcggagaggagactgGGCTCTCTCTAGCTGTCGAGCGAGCGCGTCAagaggcctcgccgctccattcttctccgcgggcgcgggcttCTTCAGGTGGCGTGACACCTGGAGCGGCCTCCGGCTCGCCCGGCCCCCAgacgctgtcgcgccgccgcgggcggagagttctcgccgcgctgcacgaCCCGGTGTCGCGCCGGCTGCTGTCTGACGActcgaagagacagcgaccgcatgcagaggaggaagacaacGCAGAAGGAAGGGAGGCGCTGCTCAGTTCGCAGGCCTCGCCCCTTCGGCCGGCACATGTTCGGGCGAgcctggaggcgaggcgacaggccgcggagaccagCCGAAAGCGCGAGGGACAGACggtccgcggcgcagagcccaGCCCCGagcacgcgaagaagaagaaagtcGAGAATCTGAAGACGAGTCTGCgggccggcgcaggcggcgcggagaccagGAGAGGACAGGAGGCTGgggaggagcgaggcgaggggggggaggacaCCGCGATGGAAGAAATCCCGAATCAGGAGGAGCTGCCTTCGTcctgggcgccggcgcaggacTCCGTTCTGAGGAGGCAGGCCGTCACGCCTCCGCGGAAGACGTCGGACTCGCCCCTGCGGAATTCCTCGCTGTGGCCTGCGGGTGTGTTTTCAGAAGACAGATATCGCTCGCGAGCGTTGCGCGACCGAGAGGAGGGCGTCTACAAGAGGATCTCGGGAAAAAGAGGGAAGTGGGGCGGCTCCAGCGTCCCCAGGAGACTCCCTTCGCAGGCCTCGaggccctctgcgccggtgGAGGCACGCCTCGATCGCGGCGTTCACAcaccgccttcgctgcggtcgccgcgcgatCTCTCGGCGAGCCTTCAGCCTCTGTGGCAAGCCGAAGGCGTTCCTCTCtcgagcgaagaggaggaggccttcGGCTCGCTGTCGAAGCTGCGAGAAGCcccggaggacgccgcgggggACGGAAGCAGCGAGGAGTTCATGtccgtccgcggcgcagacgactcgccggcgcgcctcgccccggAGCAgcgctcttctccctcccGTCTGCGCGACACAgtcctcggcgcgcgagaggcgcctgcaaCGGGGCTGCTGTTCATTCACTCGGAGGCCTTCACCGCTGCcacgctgcgggcgcggcgaagcgcggacgcggacgcTCAGAACGCGAAGGTGTCtctccccgccgcggcgccggagtcCAACGACAGTCTCTCCACGCCTCGCAAGCGAGGCCGCACCACGCAGGCCACGCCTGAGCTCGACGTGGCGCCAAACGCCCGCGTGGAGTCGCGGctgagaagagacagcgcgagcgggcgcgacgcggagctaGGCAcggcagggagaggcgccgccgagtcgCGCTCTCCAAaccgagagagaagagagtcgGAGATCTTTCTCTCGACAGACAGGTCGGCGCGGACAGCCGCCCGTaacctgcaggcgcctccgccggagcCCGACGCAACTTCAGCCGCGGATGTGAGCTTAAccagaggccgcagcacgACCATCCATATATGA
- a CDS encoding uncharacterized protein (encoded by transcript BESB_028310) — MPSASKKMLKARMQQQRRGQASSSHAPLEQERASAEHADLDESLQHAGGIPQARDSPIDAVASPTTLDSLDDASRVDEENVFVDDGDSNCLAGWSESGGDDVADGSSEDSGQEEGEAATSRRKGRVRRAVSFRHRNARRCAQNPASRAAASSGRREENLPSVLVQKIDPNVETCASSPSAEAPHHWAADATGTEELLLALSASLTRGRQAEATAAARLLVALLLHLGDSLTPDMAQSGVLLTLTYFSPQHVYRSARQAAAAQSTSAARGQAAVLVALSHFLYREEAGGASREDSWSDKDGQGLAGNASGDKEVFLFLEARVDRLIPIHTCWRPGHMILRVGGPVDEAASHTKTSGEDAAHAEERRSEKREDATSEHALQTPGGSVHGPFFKISPTATAIVSGAHSSTSTVRTRGLLKARDKKGPLTKDEEKELILLLQALQILGWTLSDREKSNWISGPGAVLWRCGASALLDTATGEASNLLPPDGGSAVFSPRSIATGRSGPSAETEGEPRATSRLPVAASSAPAAPLCPEPPVASLSVLRDAGLPRHPPSTSSTFVQRSDGASSASPCATIPGGPRGSEKEAAASTIREASPALLCAAAEVLAVLFESYWKTVGRDSPFLRGAAWAAEPAGSSRDKKAAFATSEERDEARRQLQRHAPLVLDALELLGSSNSSCFVRQLRAASRAEQQTSNSLFRVLASTASGAYRASACSARAEREGGGLSVPGPVTSVSFLGPDGRGSGSAEGVALEARSALKIRLIGWEKRQQLHFVRHVLKASLQQHLAEGSEFVSHLLSCRFSPSGCGSGAFSARQDRPGTDNVTVVAVLKDSRDRARASKAQALQRDRQRQMKAAAASSLDFDD; from the exons ATGCCGTCTGCGTCAAAAAAAATGTTGAAGgcccgcatgcagcagcagcggcgcgggcaaGCCTCATCTTCTCATGCCCCGTTGGAGCAGGAAAGGGCATCCGCAGAGCACGCTGACCTCGACGAGTCTCTCCAACATGCCGGGGGAATCCCGCAAGCTCGTGACTCGCCTATCGATGCCGTTGCGTCGCCGACGACTCTCGATTCGTTAGACGATGCTAGCCGGGTTGATGAAGAAAATGTCTTCGTtgacgacggagacagcaACTGTTTGGCAGGGTGGTCAGAGTCAGGCGGCGACGATGTCGCGGACGGCTCGAGCGAAGACTCTGGgcaggaggaaggagaagcggcgacgTCTAGAAGAAAGGGTCGCGTACGCCG CGCTGTTAGCTTCCGTCACAGAAACGCGCGTCGGTGCGCGCAGAATCCCGCTTCTCGAGCGGCTGCTTCAAGCGGTCGGCGAGAGGAGAATCTGCCAAGCGTCCTTGTCCAGAAG ATCGACCCAAATGTGGAAACCTGCGCGTCTAGCCCGTCCGCTGAAGCGCCGCACCACTGGGCTGCGGACGCTACAGG AACAGAGGAGCTTCTTTTGGCCCTTTCGGCCTCTCTCACGCGAGGGCGCCAGGCGGAAGcaacggcggcggctcgtcttctcgtcgctctcttgcTGCATCTTGGAGACAGCCTCACTCCCGACATGGCACAG TCCGGTGTTCTTCTGACGCTCACTTACTTCTCTCCGCAGCACGTATACCGGTCCGCCCgacaggccgccgccgcccagtcGACGTCTGCAGCCCGGGGGCAGGCCGCAGTGCTTGTGGCCTTGTCGCACTTTCTTTATCGCGAAGAGGCTGGCGGAGCCTCGAGGGAGGATTCCTGGTCCGATAAGGACGGGCAGGGACTGGCGGGCAATGCGTCGGGAGACAAGGAAGTGTTTCTGTTCCTTGAGGCCCGCGTGGACCGCCTCATTCCCATCCACACGTGCTGGCGCCCCGGGCACATGATTTTGAGGGTTGGCGGCCCTGTCGATGAAGCGGCGTCCCACACCAAGACATctggagaagacgcagcgcacgcagaggagcgtCGCAGTGAAAAGCGAGAGGATGCCACCTCTGAGCATGCCTTGCAAACGCCGGGAGGCTCTGTGCACGGGCCGTTCTTCAAGATATCCCCGACTGCAACCGCTATCGTCTCGGGAGCGCATTCTAGCACTTCGACTGTCAGAACGCGCGGTTTGTTGAAGGCCAGAGATAAGAAGGGGCCCCTGACtaaagacgaagagaaagagctTATCTTGCTTCTCCAGGCGCTGCAAATCCTAGGCTGGACGCTCTCCGATAGGGAGAAGTCGAACTGGATCAGCGG GCCAGGGGCGGTCCTTTGGCGATGCGGGGCTTCGGCGCTGCTCGACACAGCGACAGGGGAAGCCTCGAATCTCCTGCCCCCCGACGGCGGCTCGGCCGTCTTTTCGCCTCGTTCCATTGCCACGGGAAGAAGCGGTCCtagcgcggagacggagggcgagccgcgggcgactTCGCGCTtgcctgtcgccgcctcctccgcgcccgccgcgcccttgTGTCCTGAACCACCCGTTGCCTCCCTCTCAGTTTTGCGCGACGCGGGGCTCCCACGCCATCCTCCCTCGACTTCATCAACTTTCGTCCAGAGGTCGGACGGTGcatcctcggcgtcgccctgcgcgacCATTCCAGGGGGGCCGCGTGGCTCTGAGAAGGAGGCTGCCGCATCGACTATTCGCGAGGCTTCCCCGGCGCTCTtgtgcgcagccgcggaagtGTTAGCTGTCCTCTTTGAGAGCTACTGGAAGACAGTGGGTCGCGACTCGCCCTTCcttcgaggcgcggcgtgggCTGCCGAGCCTGCCGGTTCGTCGCGAGACAAGAAGGCAGCATTTGCCACATCAGAGGAACGGGACGAAgctcggcggcagctgcagcgccacgcgcccCTCGTTCTCGACGCCCTCGAGCTGCTGGGAAGCAGCAACAGTTCCTGTTTtgtgcggcagctgcgagccGCAAGCCGCGCAGAGCAGCAGACGAGCAACTCGCTCTTTCGGGTCCTGGCCAGcaccgccagcggcgcctaCAGGGCCTCTGCCTGCTCGGCTCGTGCGgagcgagagggcggcgggctGTCTGTCCCCGGCCCTGTCACTTCCGTCTCTTTCTTGGGGCCTGACGGCAGAGGATCCGGCAGTGCAGAGGGAGTGGCGTTggaagcgagaagcgcgcTGAAGATCCGGCTGATCGGGTGGGAGAAACGACAGCAGCTGCACTTTGTGCGGCACGTTTTGAAAGCCTCGCTGCAGCAACACCTGGCCGAAGGGTCGGAGTTTGTCAGCCACCTTCTCAGCTGTCGATTCAGccccagcggctgcggcagtgGCGCATTTTCTGCGCGGCAGGATCGCCCCGGGACCGACAACGTCACAGTCGTTGCG GTGTTGAAAGACAGCCGCGATCGTGCGAGGGCGTCGAAGGCTCAAGCGCTACAGCGGGATAGGCAGCGGCAGATgaaggctgctgctgcgtcgtctctcgaTTTTGATGACTAA
- a CDS encoding Toxoplasma gondii family D protein (encoded by transcript BESB_028320) translates to MARLFVSSALLVAAGLVCLSGADAKGVPPPPPVQEVCETVPYQVQSTCYKDVTKKKAYSCPETMEKEVCKNVPVQVPDTCYKQTMQRVPYSCPKTQYKTECYEVPNTCTKTEYATETYECGKEVCKTVPVQVPDTCYKTVMEKEAYPCTKTKAEQFCTEVPYTVNKTCYREDSKTVPYPCTKTEYKKKCRQVPFQVDNTCYKTVMKPEEYKCTKTIYEDSCSDVAVQVPDTCYRDVAQKKPYKCKKTLTKNQCTKVPVQVPSTCSKTIMTKEAYDCSKTEYRTECTDEVEQVPCMGKECKLRQLKKKRVCRQVPFTSKNVCYKNVPTQQTYKCSKTEYQEQCEEVPYEVPDTCYETVQVKQPYKCSKTEYKQSCKKVPVQVPDVCTRQVPTQEAYSCPKTEYRQECEDVPVQVPDTCHKQVPTKVPYSCPETKYRTKCETKMVPFEETCYKSVPRKQPYKCSKTTMEKQCEYVPKTCSKRVPTQVEYSCPRKECKKVPFEVDQTCYKNVPTKESYKCSKTVMENQCSTQSYTVPKTCYREDVKQQAYPCYETKYRTQCKSKKSMPAPIPVSKKMPMPVMTSKKGM, encoded by the coding sequence ATGGCACGGCTTttcgtttcctctgcgctgctcgTGGCAGCAGGTCTCGTCTGCTTGTCAGGTGCGGACGCCAAGGGCGtacctccgcctccccccgtGCAAGAAGTTTGCGAGACAGTCCCATACCAGGTGCAGTCGACTTGCTACAAGGATGtaacgaagaagaaagcgtaCTCGTGCCCGGAGACCATGGAAAAGGAGGTCTGCAAGAACGTCCCCGTGCAAGTTCCAGACACCTGCTACAAGCAGACCATGCAGCGCGTGCCCTACTCCTGCCCGAAGACGCAGTACAAGACGGAGTGCTACGAGGTGCCCAACACATGCACGAAGACCGAGTACGCCACAGAGACATACGAGTGCGGCAAGGAGGTTTGCAAGACAGTCCCGGTCCAGGTTCCCGACACATGCTACAAGACCGTTATGGAAAAGGAGGCATATCCGTGCACCAAGACCAAGGCCGAGCAGTTCTGCACCGAAGTCCCGTACACGGTCAACAAGACCTGCTACAGGGAAGATAGCAAGACAGTCCCCTACCCCTGCACGAAGACAGAATACAAGAAGAAGTGCCGCCAGGTGCCGTTCCAAGTGGACAACACCTGCTACAAGACCGTCATGAAGCCCGAGGAATACAAATGCACCAAGACAATTTACGAAGACAGCTGCAGCGATGTCGCAGTCCAGGTCCCCGACACCTGCTACCGCGATGTGGCTCAGAAGAAACCCTACAAATGCAAGAAGACTCTCACCAAGAACCAGTGCACGAAGGTTCCGGTACAGGTGCCCAGCACTTGCAGCAAGACCATCATGACAAAAGAGGCGTACGATTGCTCCAAGACGGAGTACCGTACGGAGTGCACTGACGAGGTTGAGCAGGTGCCCTGCATGGGCAAGGAATGCAAGCTGCgccagctgaagaagaagcgcgtgTGCCGCCAAGTGCCCTTCACGAGCAAGAATGTGTGCTACAAAAACGTGCCGACTCAGCAGACCTACAAATGCAGCAAGACCGAATACCAGGAGCAATGCGAGGAAGTCCCGTATGAAGTCCCTGACACGTGCTACGAGACCGTCCAGGTGAAGCAGCCGTACAAGTGCTCCAAAACCGAGTACAAGCAGTCATGCAAGAAGGTTCCAGTGCAGGTTCCCGATGTGTGCACGCGCCAAGTGCCTACTCAGGAGGCCTACTCTTGCCCGAAGACTGAGTACCGACAGGAGTGCGAAGACGTCCCTGTCCAAGTCCCAGACACTTGCCATAAGCAAGTCCCGACAAAGGTTCCGTACAGCTGCCCGGAGACCAAGTACCGCACAAAGTGCGAGACAAAGATGGTGCCGTTTGAAGAGACCTGCTACAAGTCTGTGCCGCGCAAGCAACCGTACAAGTGCTCGAAGACCACCATGGAAAAGCAGTGCGAATACGTTCCGAAGACCTGCAGCAAGCGGGTGCCGACCCAGGTGGAGTATTCTTGCCCTAGGAAGGAATGCAAGAAGGTTCCTTTCGAGGTCGACCAGACATGCTATAAGAACGTTCCCACCAAGGAGTCTTACAAATGCTCCAAGACAGTCATGGAAAACCAGTGCTCTACTCAGTCGTACACTGTGCCGAAGACTTGCTACCGTGAGGATGTGAAGCAGCAAGCGTACCCTTGCTACGAGACCAAGTACAGGACTCAGTGCAAATCGAAGAAGAGCATGCCCGCTCCGATTCCTGTGTCCAAGAAAATGCCCATGCCGGTTATGACCAGCAAGAAGGGAATGTAA
- a CDS encoding putative ribosomal protein S14 precursor (encoded by transcript BESB_028280) translates to MAARNPGPVLNPPPIGFPSFNRRCQRDWLARRAFAENEVNGRVYKNVYQNLGFKGPIPMLNKVGQYRIRMRCISGGYSRGIFRFTRMARMGMLQLVREGWLKKYGYRPALFR, encoded by the exons ATGGCGGCGCGCAACCCCGGTCCTGTGCTGAATCCGCCCCCGATTGGATTTCCTTCTTTCAATCGCCGCTGCCAGCGTGActggctggcgcggcgcgccttcgcggagaACGAAGTCAACGGCCGGGTCTACAAGAACGTGTACCAGAATCTCGGCTTCAAGGGCCCCATTCCCATGCTCAACAAG GTCGGTCAGTACCGCATCCGCATGCGCTGCATCTCCGGCGGCTACAGCCGCGGCATTTTCAGATTCACCAGAATGGCCCGTATGGGCATGCTGCAGCTGGTCCGCGAAGGCTGGCTCAAGAAATACGGCTACCGGCCTGCGCTCTTTCGCTGA